A region of Malaciobacter marinus DNA encodes the following proteins:
- a CDS encoding PP2C family protein-serine/threonine phosphatase codes for MFESVYFTHPGYVRESNEDSFFIDDKNCIWIVCDGMGGHNDGSFASHLITDLFEELVLTNSFSKNVEIIQNQLIKAHQLLQKQIKKPNNIIGTTVVLLYIYENRAVCFHCGDSRCYSYTNILKYHTKDHSKLLNGKKVLTSAISAPSKSFILEKSSFYIDEINRFLLCSDGLYDFISEDTISYFMKQKEIKKSMDILISNILKTKAQDNITAIIINKVLK; via the coding sequence ATGTTTGAAAGTGTTTATTTTACTCACCCTGGATATGTAAGAGAATCAAATGAAGATTCATTTTTTATTGATGATAAAAATTGTATATGGATAGTTTGTGATGGAATGGGAGGTCATAATGATGGGAGTTTTGCAAGTCATTTAATTACGGATTTATTTGAAGAGTTAGTTTTAACTAACTCTTTTAGCAAAAATGTTGAGATAATTCAAAATCAATTAATAAAAGCCCATCAACTTTTACAAAAACAAATAAAAAAACCAAATAATATTATTGGAACAACGGTGGTACTTTTATATATTTATGAAAATAGGGCAGTGTGCTTTCATTGTGGAGATAGTAGATGTTATAGTTATACAAATATTCTTAAATATCACACAAAAGATCATAGTAAACTTTTAAATGGTAAGAAAGTATTGACATCTGCAATTAGTGCACCAAGTAAAAGTTTTATACTTGAAAAAAGTTCTTTTTATATTGATGAAATAAATCGTTTTTTATTATGTTCTGATGGTCTTTATGATTTTATTAGTGAAGATACAATTTCATATTTTATGAAACAAAAAGAAATAAAAAAAAGTATGGATATATTAATCTCAAATATCTTAAAAACAAAAGCTCAAGATAATATAACAGCTATTATAATAAATAAGGTATTAAAATGA
- a CDS encoding protein kinase domain-containing protein has protein sequence MMNDLLKNIKKTSKKQDSQIKNIFNKRYVIKDKIAQGGLCDVFLVEDIYDFHFNTNSNIVIKLPNATTIKNKDISSLLFSEYKFLRELNHPNIVKVYDFGIDKKTKIPYLILEYIEGKLLNDISIFNMNKSLKIDIFKTLLNTVKYIHSKNIIHADINPSNIIIDNNNKIILIDFGISLSCNNNSIHLDYNKVKAYNPKYSAPEIINGGIPTEKSDIYSTAAIVFELFTLKTPVIRNNKIILDNSHTIPFYLKKWLNRNLSADSSIRTINFNQYYNFFTNFLHFN, from the coding sequence ATGATGAATGACCTTTTGAAAAACATTAAAAAAACATCAAAAAAACAAGATTCACAAATAAAAAACATATTTAATAAAAGGTATGTGATAAAAGATAAAATAGCACAAGGTGGTTTGTGTGATGTTTTTTTAGTAGAAGATATATATGATTTTCATTTTAATACAAACTCAAATATTGTTATAAAACTTCCAAATGCAACTACTATAAAAAATAAAGATATCTCATCATTGCTTTTTAGTGAATATAAATTTTTAAGAGAATTAAATCATCCAAATATTGTAAAAGTATATGATTTTGGGATTGATAAAAAAACTAAAATTCCTTATTTGATTTTAGAGTATATTGAAGGGAAACTATTAAATGATATTTCGATTTTTAATATGAATAAAAGTTTAAAAATAGATATTTTCAAAACACTTTTAAATACAGTTAAATATATACATTCAAAAAATATAATACATGCTGATATTAATCCTTCAAATATAATAATTGATAATAACAATAAGATAATATTAATTGATTTTGGAATTTCTTTGAGTTGTAATAATAACTCAATTCATCTAGACTATAATAAAGTAAAAGCATATAATCCAAAATATAGTGCACCAGAAATTATAAATGGAGGAATTCCTACTGAAAAATCAGATATATATTCTACTGCAGCTATTGTTTTTGAACTTTTTACATTAAAAACACCTGTTATTAGAAATAATAAAATCATTCTTGATAATTCACATACAATTCCTTTTTATCTAAAAAAGTGGCTTAATAGGAATTTATCTGCTGATTCTTCAATAAGAACTATAAATTTCAATCAATATTATAATTTTTTTACAAATTTTTTACATTTTAACTAG
- a CDS encoding Hcp family type VI secretion system effector: MNNPIFISVKGSTQGLITEGAFTPESVGNSYQKGHENEALIKGFSHDIKIPRDPQSGQPSGQRVHEPLEISKIFDKSSPLLYNALTKGETLTEVELKWYRTSYAGKPEHYFTIKLEDAVIVDIASYMDTEEGLEKTQVAPLEKVSFAYRKITWRHETASTSGEDDWRIGVALNA, from the coding sequence ATGAATAATCCAATTTTTATTTCAGTTAAAGGAAGTACTCAAGGTTTAATTACTGAGGGTGCATTTACACCAGAATCAGTTGGTAACTCTTATCAAAAAGGTCATGAGAATGAAGCTTTAATTAAAGGTTTCTCTCATGATATCAAAATACCACGAGATCCACAATCAGGTCAGCCATCAGGTCAAAGAGTTCATGAACCATTAGAAATATCTAAGATTTTTGATAAAAGTTCACCTCTTTTATATAATGCATTGACAAAAGGAGAAACTTTAACAGAAGTTGAATTAAAATGGTATAGAACAAGTTATGCTGGAAAACCAGAGCATTATTTTACTATTAAATTAGAAGATGCAGTTATTGTTGATATTGCTTCATATATGGATACAGAAGAAGGACTTGAAAAAACTCAAGTTGCTCCACTTGAAAAAGTATCTTTTGCATATAGAAAAATTACTTGGAGACATGAAACTGCAAGTACTTCTGGTGAAGATGACTGGAGAATTGGTGTAGCATTAAATGCATAG
- a CDS encoding type VI secretion system Vgr family protein, which yields MSQIANINKNLRKEITQSIKSRIKLLNYRSDLPDILNESLSVYKLNGYSKVNKPYEFEVIFVSEEFIQIEDIVDTDVELIIQDEINPLDKKTIFGKVYEASEDSVVARKHLYKVKIVSPLYYLGLNNRYEIYHERKVSTIFSEILNRYNQLLNINVDVKIDIKNEVTREYITQYNQSDLEFLTMLCEEEGYSFIVEYSSNNPYNIILCNLNEHAIINSYSAVSQFNHSKKFSATNIIEDYYDKNRPSLEYKVQTGAAITSSIKDNQSTTQLRTDIKRNNLRDKLNVLDESLYKDLDKYNKIEAKREYVKSNIIYATSQEVVINDSLCIKLEDEAAKKVFDVIVIEVKYNGIFPNALDEYIQNINENKKHELEYEVEFTSIPKDIEYVPPYTVIKPKINSVQTAIVASSNSNTKEDVNTIDVDEQGRIKVLFHFEENKTISCYLRYSNFFAGDNYGAQFLPRVNSEVIVSFVNGDIDKPIIIGSLYNGENKVPYNLPKDKTKSYIKTNSMPQYEHKQGYNEILFEDKQGEELLSFRAQKNLKTHVLNDEYKHVENNSKLLVENDKEETIQKDSIITVGEEERKSIKANKILTVEKESITTVKQDCEEHILEDFITIVKDDLKTIVENNVIKRIKGTKTEYIEQDVKKKYLQNMFLQIGKDYRLDVINSYHLKAKTVKYQAKTIELEATNGISLKCGGNVLTVDTSGIFLKAGTVDTTSSNGGVSAKDVPKIEIPKPLYEKVRVVELIPTIKKQDDITQVLEYEAIVEKFYNGVWSKTTDLTPAQEAQLQWYFIKNNDEADTDILTDNPTNDNITITGLKMSVSLEEENIYKVGHAHCFVSNSEEEGYTQTQLVRYLEVEDIVSSHVSQEEGECIAVLNVEEPRQEELAQIRWQIEDTQREKYNGKETIIHNLKEEKVHEINFLAYIDGKIQDGANTRLTYDERKNQKVKNNTKTNKQEK from the coding sequence ATGTCTCAAATAGCAAATATAAATAAAAATTTACGAAAAGAAATAACACAAAGCATAAAATCAAGAATCAAGTTGTTAAACTATAGAAGTGACCTGCCAGATATACTAAATGAAAGCTTGAGTGTATATAAACTAAATGGATATAGTAAAGTAAATAAACCTTATGAATTTGAAGTAATATTTGTAAGTGAAGAGTTTATACAAATAGAAGATATAGTAGATACAGATGTAGAACTAATAATTCAAGATGAAATAAATCCTTTAGATAAAAAAACAATATTTGGAAAAGTCTATGAAGCAAGTGAAGATAGTGTAGTAGCAAGAAAACATCTGTATAAAGTAAAAATAGTATCGCCCTTGTATTACTTAGGATTAAATAATAGATATGAGATATATCATGAAAGAAAAGTAAGTACAATTTTTAGTGAAATACTAAATAGATATAATCAACTGCTAAATATAAATGTAGATGTAAAAATAGATATAAAAAATGAAGTAACAAGAGAGTATATAACTCAATATAATCAAAGTGATTTGGAATTTCTTACAATGCTTTGTGAAGAAGAGGGATATAGCTTTATAGTAGAATACTCTTCAAATAATCCATATAATATAATTTTGTGTAACTTAAATGAACATGCAATAATAAATAGCTATAGCGCAGTAAGCCAATTTAATCATAGTAAAAAATTTAGTGCAACAAATATAATAGAAGATTATTATGATAAAAATAGACCAAGCTTAGAATATAAAGTGCAAACAGGTGCAGCAATAACTTCTAGCATAAAAGATAATCAATCAACAACTCAATTAAGAACAGATATAAAAAGAAATAATCTAAGAGATAAACTAAATGTACTTGATGAGAGCTTGTATAAAGATTTGGATAAATATAATAAAATAGAAGCAAAAAGAGAATATGTAAAATCAAATATAATATATGCAACAAGCCAAGAAGTAGTAATAAATGACTCTTTGTGTATAAAATTAGAAGATGAGGCTGCAAAAAAAGTATTTGATGTAATAGTAATAGAAGTAAAATATAATGGAATTTTTCCAAATGCATTGGATGAATATATACAAAATATAAATGAAAATAAAAAACATGAACTTGAATATGAAGTAGAATTTACTTCAATACCAAAAGATATAGAGTATGTTCCACCATATACAGTAATAAAACCAAAAATAAACTCAGTACAAACAGCAATAGTAGCAAGTAGTAATAGTAATACAAAAGAAGATGTAAATACAATAGATGTAGATGAACAAGGAAGAATAAAAGTATTGTTTCACTTTGAAGAGAATAAAACAATATCATGTTACTTAAGATACTCAAACTTCTTTGCAGGAGATAACTATGGAGCACAATTTCTGCCAAGAGTAAATAGTGAAGTAATAGTAAGCTTTGTAAATGGAGATATAGATAAACCAATAATAATAGGAAGCTTGTATAATGGTGAGAATAAAGTACCATATAACCTTCCAAAAGATAAAACAAAGAGTTATATCAAAACAAACTCAATGCCACAATATGAACATAAACAAGGATATAATGAGATACTGTTTGAAGATAAACAAGGTGAAGAGTTATTATCATTTAGAGCACAAAAGAATCTAAAAACACATGTATTAAATGATGAATATAAACATGTAGAGAATAACTCAAAACTATTAGTAGAAAATGATAAAGAAGAGACAATCCAAAAAGACTCAATTATAACAGTTGGAGAAGAAGAAAGAAAGAGTATAAAAGCAAATAAAATTTTAACTGTTGAGAAAGAATCTATTACTACTGTTAAACAAGATTGTGAAGAGCATATATTAGAAGATTTTATTACTATTGTTAAAGATGATTTAAAAACAATTGTAGAAAATAATGTGATAAAACGTATAAAAGGTACAAAAACAGAATATATAGAGCAAGATGTAAAGAAAAAATACTTACAAAATATGTTTTTACAAATTGGTAAAGATTATAGGTTAGATGTAATAAATTCATATCATTTAAAGGCTAAAACTGTAAAATACCAAGCAAAAACAATTGAATTAGAAGCAACTAATGGAATTAGTTTAAAATGTGGAGGAAATGTCTTAACAGTTGATACATCTGGAATATTTTTAAAAGCAGGAACTGTTGATACAACATCATCAAATGGTGGAGTAAGTGCAAAAGATGTACCAAAAATAGAGATACCAAAACCACTATATGAAAAAGTAAGAGTAGTGGAATTAATTCCTACAATTAAAAAACAAGATGATATAACACAAGTTTTAGAGTATGAAGCTATTGTTGAGAAGTTTTATAATGGTGTTTGGAGTAAAACTACTGATTTAACTCCTGCTCAAGAAGCTCAATTACAATGGTATTTTATAAAAAACAATGATGAAGCTGATACTGATATTTTAACAGATAATCCAACAAATGATAATATTACTATTACTGGATTAAAAATGAGTGTTTCTTTAGAAGAAGAAAATATTTATAAAGTAGGACATGCACACTGTTTTGTAAGTAATAGTGAAGAAGAGGGATATACACAAACACAACTTGTAAGATATTTAGAAGTTGAAGATATAGTTAGCTCTCATGTATCACAAGAAGAGGGTGAGTGTATAGCTGTATTAAATGTAGAAGAGCCAAGGCAAGAAGAGTTAGCGCAAATAAGATGGCAAATAGAAGATACACAAAGAGAAAAATATAATGGAAAAGAGACAATCATACATAATCTAAAAGAAGAAAAAGTTCATGAGATTAATTTCTTAGCATATATTGATGGAAAAATTCAAGATGGTGCTAATACAAGATTAACTTATGATGAAAGAAAAAATCAAAAAGTAAAGAATAATACAAAAACAAATAAACAGGAAAAATAG
- a CDS encoding tetratricopeptide repeat protein: MQNIIKTLLIICITTVVLNAQELKKSEYDINQCIKIEYTKEDIKKYKKLIQEGELQGYSCAGIYYARQGNFDEAIDYFNKGKEKGSIESYAQLGSLYLSFLHDNKKAVKNFKVAANAGHGKSAHNLGVYYYKNFKYDEAYKWFMKSYETGDLNSLLSIGLMYDQQKKYTESIKIYKKVGELGEPEGYRSLGILFIKNKDVKDDKKGIKYLKKCYEMGYGLCAAGLGTYYEENKKDYKKAEDWYKKGFELKNEESINRLGFMYLKDINNPKKAIYWFKEGYNKINCESCAFEVGNIYAKNFKEYNRAIKWYKFSALQNDLDSIFNIAYTYENDLKDKKNAIIWYKKAAKLGDNGAKRRLEKLGVSYE, encoded by the coding sequence ATGCAAAATATAATAAAAACCCTACTAATAATATGTATAACAACAGTAGTATTAAATGCACAAGAATTAAAAAAAAGTGAATATGATATAAACCAATGCATAAAAATAGAATATACAAAAGAAGATATAAAAAAATATAAAAAACTAATACAAGAGGGTGAACTACAAGGATATAGTTGTGCAGGTATATACTATGCAAGACAAGGTAACTTTGATGAAGCAATAGATTACTTTAATAAAGGAAAAGAAAAAGGAAGTATAGAATCATATGCACAATTAGGAAGTCTATATTTAAGTTTTTTACATGATAATAAAAAAGCAGTTAAAAACTTTAAAGTAGCAGCAAATGCAGGACATGGAAAATCAGCACATAATTTAGGTGTGTATTATTATAAAAACTTTAAATATGATGAAGCATATAAATGGTTTATGAAATCATATGAAACAGGAGATTTAAATTCACTATTATCAATTGGATTGATGTATGATCAACAAAAAAAGTATACAGAATCAATAAAGATATATAAAAAAGTTGGAGAATTGGGTGAACCAGAGGGATATCGTAGTTTAGGAATTTTATTTATAAAAAATAAAGATGTAAAAGATGATAAAAAAGGAATAAAGTATTTAAAGAAATGTTATGAAATGGGATATGGATTATGTGCAGCAGGACTTGGCACATACTATGAGGAAAATAAGAAAGATTACAAAAAAGCAGAAGACTGGTATAAAAAGGGATTTGAACTTAAAAATGAAGAATCAATAAATAGATTAGGTTTTATGTATTTAAAAGATATAAATAATCCTAAAAAAGCAATTTATTGGTTTAAAGAAGGATATAATAAAATTAATTGTGAAAGTTGTGCTTTTGAAGTAGGAAATATATATGCGAAGAATTTTAAAGAGTATAATAGAGCTATAAAATGGTACAAATTTAGTGCTTTACAAAATGATTTAGATTCAATATTTAATATAGCATATACATATGAAAATGACTTAAAAGATAAGAAAAATGCAATTATTTGGTATAAAAAAGCTGCAAAACTTGGTGATAATGGAGCAAAAAGAAGACTAGAAAAATTAGGAGTATCATATGAGTAA
- a CDS encoding T6SS phospholipase effector Tle1-like catalytic domain-containing protein, with translation MSNDITKGNAFHKEGEVVHLNEFCTKENEAIEEDIKTRIAYMVISNEDIKELLNSTDDKQIILDKVIEEYKPYLIKAVEKESTKNNKPLIFDDLRGVNEEIIDKKLVKLCTTQLYNSKSYGSVLKAKKYHHAYKKVLQKNLKENLEKKSTSALTFTKDSCNEIIKKEVNKTSKKLNKNEQAYIVLSMPYVYNIKDGSKTKELELISYEEKIIASFMPELIIEYGVFFDGTNNNIYNIDFYKNFMEFLKEPAKDIEDKIKNRDGLRRSKDELETLDKKTIQYHILLTDNPEFTKKTKKIIINQMNNASIRYFDNKSVFIVGKDEIITTKKAEKDSKKVFDYLLDVKNSKKDAQEKTISDYIIKEILPDDNEDSSFTNGETNISRLYELYDGDDVKKNKDALPNTRFKLYESGSGTFNPFIQKDYEDDSVVGLGLGMGESGVIAHCLYSCIKMVEQLRKDSITYMDELVLDVFGFSRGSTSARHFICTLLKNTQLVKNEKREYTIKTKDSKDIFYEFFGSNGYVRIGSKTIFNPLRTDIEYINPNNNNHRVYNPFYKEKEITIESISFRFAGLFDTVTHYGIMQSNDSDDLNINFFENDNNKKVGHVVHLMADDEFRYNFEAYSIFTNINKHYYKESTEKREDGGARFEEFYVPGAHADVGGGYNEENELVYLGDFIIEEKKLPDYLRKNIQKWNNKYNWLKNNALIQKDSKKEIKEMKEKQKERESEIEKLKKELEKENKSKNEKEKLKDDIEKLENKEGFYYYIKNVYNLNTREDIWGNSSNWEYHLHLYMYKPKVSNKYEHVAMRLMYDKAIYVDSKTQKNRKDEFEMVPFGKFDHSFKDDETLKETYKALKEHKVLKKENTKIYKELKNNYLHHSSQVGNFVNKPSNEKKDEYELYGKRVIYSTEGKEFTRG, from the coding sequence ATGAGTAATGATATAACTAAAGGAAATGCATTTCATAAAGAGGGTGAAGTAGTACACTTAAATGAATTTTGTACCAAAGAGAATGAAGCAATAGAAGAAGATATAAAAACTAGAATAGCTTATATGGTTATATCAAATGAAGATATAAAAGAGTTATTGAATTCAACTGATGATAAACAAATAATCTTAGATAAAGTAATAGAAGAATATAAACCTTATTTGATAAAAGCTGTAGAAAAAGAGAGTACTAAAAATAATAAACCCTTAATTTTCGATGATTTACGTGGTGTAAATGAAGAGATAATTGATAAAAAATTGGTAAAACTTTGTACCACTCAATTGTATAACTCAAAATCTTATGGAAGTGTATTAAAAGCAAAAAAGTATCACCATGCATATAAAAAAGTACTGCAAAAAAATCTAAAAGAAAATCTTGAAAAGAAAAGTACTTCTGCTTTGACTTTTACTAAAGATAGTTGTAATGAAATTATAAAAAAAGAAGTAAATAAAACTTCAAAAAAATTAAATAAAAATGAACAAGCATATATAGTACTATCTATGCCATATGTTTATAATATAAAAGATGGTTCTAAAACAAAAGAGTTAGAACTAATATCTTATGAAGAGAAAATAATAGCCTCTTTTATGCCTGAGTTAATAATCGAATATGGAGTATTTTTTGATGGAACAAATAATAATATATATAATATAGATTTTTATAAAAACTTTATGGAGTTTTTAAAAGAGCCTGCAAAAGATATAGAAGATAAAATAAAAAATAGAGATGGCTTAAGACGTTCAAAAGATGAATTAGAAACATTAGATAAAAAAACTATTCAATACCACATACTATTAACTGATAACCCAGAGTTTACAAAAAAAACAAAAAAAATAATTATAAATCAAATGAACAACGCTTCAATAAGATATTTTGATAATAAATCGGTTTTTATTGTAGGCAAGGATGAAATTATAACTACTAAAAAAGCAGAAAAAGATTCAAAAAAAGTATTTGATTATTTACTTGATGTAAAAAATAGTAAAAAAGATGCCCAAGAAAAAACTATTTCTGATTATATAATAAAAGAAATACTTCCAGATGATAATGAAGATAGTAGCTTTACAAATGGTGAAACAAACATAAGTAGATTATATGAATTATATGATGGAGATGATGTAAAGAAAAACAAAGATGCTCTTCCAAATACTAGATTTAAACTTTATGAAAGTGGTTCTGGAACTTTTAATCCTTTTATACAAAAAGATTATGAAGATGACTCTGTAGTTGGACTGGGTCTTGGAATGGGAGAGAGTGGAGTAATAGCACATTGTCTATACTCTTGTATAAAAATGGTTGAACAATTAAGAAAAGATTCAATAACTTATATGGATGAACTAGTTTTAGATGTATTTGGATTTAGTAGAGGTTCTACTAGTGCAAGACATTTTATTTGTACACTTTTGAAAAATACACAATTAGTAAAAAATGAAAAAAGAGAATATACAATAAAAACAAAAGATAGTAAAGATATTTTTTATGAATTTTTTGGAAGTAATGGTTATGTAAGAATTGGAAGTAAGACTATTTTTAATCCACTTAGAACAGATATAGAGTATATTAATCCAAATAACAATAATCATAGAGTTTATAATCCTTTTTATAAAGAAAAAGAGATAACAATTGAATCAATCTCTTTTAGATTTGCAGGATTGTTTGATACAGTAACACATTATGGAATTATGCAATCAAATGATTCTGATGATTTAAATATAAACTTTTTTGAAAATGATAATAATAAAAAAGTAGGGCATGTAGTTCATCTAATGGCAGATGATGAGTTTAGATATAACTTTGAAGCATACTCTATCTTTACAAATATAAATAAGCACTATTATAAAGAAAGTACAGAAAAAAGAGAAGATGGTGGTGCAAGATTTGAAGAGTTTTATGTTCCTGGAGCACATGCAGATGTAGGAGGGGGATATAATGAAGAAAATGAATTGGTTTATCTTGGTGATTTTATAATAGAAGAAAAAAAACTACCTGATTACTTAAGAAAAAATATACAAAAGTGGAATAATAAATATAATTGGTTAAAAAATAATGCATTAATACAAAAAGATTCAAAAAAAGAAATAAAAGAAATGAAAGAAAAACAAAAAGAAAGAGAAAGTGAAATAGAGAAATTAAAAAAAGAACTAGAAAAAGAAAATAAATCAAAAAATGAGAAAGAGAAACTAAAAGATGATATTGAAAAATTGGAAAATAAAGAAGGTTTTTATTACTATATAAAAAATGTATATAATTTAAATACAAGAGAAGATATTTGGGGAAACTCTTCAAATTGGGAATATCATTTACATTTATATATGTATAAACCAAAAGTATCAAATAAATATGAACATGTAGCTATGAGATTAATGTATGATAAAGCTATATATGTAGATTCAAAAACACAAAAAAATAGAAAAGATGAGTTTGAGATGGTTCCTTTTGGTAAATTTGATCATAGTTTTAAAGATGATGAAACTTTAAAAGAAACATATAAAGCACTTAAAGAGCACAAAGTTTTAAAAAAAGAGAATACAAAAATATATAAAGAGTTAAAAAACAACTATTTACACCACTCTTCACAAGTTGGAAACTTTGTAAATAAACCTTCAAATGAGAAAAAAGATGAATATGAGCTATATGGAAAGAGAGTTATTTATTCTACTGAGGGCAAAGAGTTTACTAGAGGGTGA
- a CDS encoding AAA family ATPase, whose amino-acid sequence MIQNKIYTIIGHKGYGKTTLTEKLAILTDKPTIILDPRFQYEENIRRLVFTSVSKFHKFITKRDNYKLFMKHKLELVVNTIDEAEELAETIFKMKNITFVIDEIDMFFDTRTDKKSYFNKLVQYGRHNRIDIITTSRRPANISRNLTALTDIFIFSRLREPNDKKYIKALLDSSYAEMIADLNKFEFLRIEDEKKEIIKTTEKDLQILS is encoded by the coding sequence TTGATACAAAACAAGATTTATACAATCATTGGTCATAAAGGATATGGTAAGACTACTCTTACAGAGAAGTTAGCTATCTTAACAGATAAGCCTACCATTATCCTGGATCCTAGATTTCAGTATGAAGAAAATATTAGAAGATTAGTATTTACGAGTGTATCTAAGTTTCACAAGTTTATAACGAAAAGAGATAATTATAAACTATTTATGAAGCATAAATTAGAATTAGTCGTAAATACTATTGATGAAGCTGAAGAACTAGCAGAAACAATATTTAAAATGAAAAATATAACTTTTGTAATAGATGAAATAGATATGTTTTTTGATACTAGAACAGACAAGAAGAGCTATTTTAATAAACTTGTACAGTATGGTAGACATAACAGAATAGATATCATTACTACAAGCAGAAGACCCGCTAATATAAGCAGAAATTTAACAGCTTTAACAGATATATTTATTTTTAGTAGATTAAGAGAGCCAAATGACAAAAAATATATAAAAGCCCTACTCGATTCAAGTTATGCTGAAATGATTGCTGACCTTAATAAGTTTGAGTTTTTGAGAATTGAAGATGAAAAAAAGGAGATTATAAAAACAACTGAAAAAGACCTACAAATTTTAAGCTAA